From Priestia filamentosa, a single genomic window includes:
- the thrS gene encoding threonine--tRNA ligase yields MDQGAKERKSHQKLGMELDLFTTMEEAPGMPFFLPHGMIVRNELENYWKKAHYKAGYQEIKTPIMMKQEMWEKSGHWDHYGENMYFTCVDEQNYAIKPMSCPGAVLTFNHKRKSYRELPLRYAELGLVHRHELSGSLNGLLRVRSFTQDDAHIFVAEEGIHREVADILSLIHQFYTHFGFQYKVELSTRPEDFMGEINMWEKAEETLKSVLKEKGVSYSVNEGDGAFYGPKIDFHILDSLGRSWQCGTVQLDFQMPEKFQCTYIGEDNKSYHPVMIHRAIYGSIERFMAILIEHYDGAFPFWLAPVQVKILLINDAQLQYGEKVKEKLEGLGYRVEIDDRVEKIGLKIREGEMKKIPYMFIIGEKEKNENAVAVRKRGNENRGMMKVEEAIKLIGEEL; encoded by the coding sequence ATGGACCAAGGAGCAAAGGAAAGAAAAAGTCATCAAAAGCTAGGAATGGAGCTTGATCTTTTTACAACAATGGAAGAAGCACCAGGGATGCCGTTCTTTTTACCACATGGAATGATTGTACGTAATGAGCTTGAGAATTATTGGAAAAAAGCACATTACAAAGCAGGTTATCAAGAAATTAAAACACCTATTATGATGAAACAAGAAATGTGGGAAAAATCAGGACATTGGGACCACTACGGCGAAAATATGTATTTTACTTGTGTTGATGAGCAAAATTACGCGATTAAGCCAATGAGCTGTCCAGGAGCCGTGTTAACATTTAATCATAAAAGAAAAAGTTATCGTGAACTACCGCTTCGCTATGCAGAACTTGGGCTTGTCCATCGACACGAGCTGTCAGGCTCGCTTAATGGCCTTTTACGCGTACGCTCTTTCACGCAAGATGATGCACATATCTTTGTAGCAGAAGAAGGAATTCATCGTGAAGTAGCTGATATTTTAAGTTTAATTCATCAGTTTTATACTCATTTTGGTTTTCAGTACAAAGTTGAACTTTCAACAAGACCAGAAGATTTTATGGGCGAAATCAATATGTGGGAAAAAGCAGAAGAAACATTAAAGAGTGTGCTCAAAGAAAAAGGTGTGTCATATAGCGTAAATGAAGGAGATGGAGCTTTTTATGGCCCTAAAATTGATTTTCATATTTTAGATTCTTTAGGCCGAAGCTGGCAGTGTGGAACAGTTCAACTTGATTTTCAAATGCCTGAGAAATTTCAATGTACCTATATTGGGGAAGATAACAAATCTTATCATCCTGTTATGATTCACAGAGCAATTTACGGTTCTATCGAACGCTTTATGGCCATTTTAATTGAACATTATGACGGTGCTTTTCCGTTTTGGCTCGCGCCTGTTCAAGTAAAGATTTTACTTATTAATGATGCTCAACTTCAGTACGGAGAAAAGGTAAAAGAAAAGCTAGAAGGATTAGGATACAGAGTTGAAATAGATGACCGCGTAGAAAAAATAGGTCTAAAAATTAGAGAAGGGGAAATGAAGAAAATTCCGTATATGTTTATAATCGGAGAGAAAGAAAAGAATGAGAATGCTGTTGCTGTAAGAAAACGTGGCAATGAAAATAGAGGAATGATGAAAGTAGAAGAAGCTATAAAGCTAATCGGAGAAGAACTCTAA
- a CDS encoding MFS transporter encodes MHNSPAKSSGKYSVLAFLFLGWCISYIDRAAINIGIAAIGSEFNLSTTVLGVVLSSFFIGYAIMQLPGGWLADKFGSKKIIISAILIWSVFTIFTGLSWSLASLVVIRFLFGIGEGAYPSASLKGIAETFPKKERPRMASILMSSNYVGSAFAPLIIAPMILLLGWRETFFIIGAVGIVFVIFYWLFIKSPVQKEEKQSKRPVEKTSLKQLLKMPLMWQLVIAWFGLSMVNKGLDSWMPTYLMNVRNLDLKAIGILTPLPFVAAGIAMTMGGWIMDKYFSGKEKYLLISSASLTAIFLYLMYNASSVAMVITFQALVYFFKSFVFATVTALPQKMFSKDIIGSASGMINLGGQSAGFVSPLMIGILISAFNGSYDAAFWFLIASAGLSIISGLTIQRVRKTTEIDDAPTPTVS; translated from the coding sequence ATGCATAACTCACCTGCCAAATCGTCCGGCAAATACTCGGTTTTAGCTTTTTTATTTCTTGGTTGGTGTATTTCTTATATTGATCGAGCTGCAATTAACATCGGGATTGCCGCCATTGGCAGTGAGTTTAATTTAAGTACAACGGTACTTGGAGTAGTATTAAGCAGTTTTTTTATTGGTTATGCTATTATGCAGCTACCAGGCGGATGGCTTGCTGATAAATTCGGTTCAAAAAAGATTATTATCAGTGCTATTTTAATTTGGTCTGTTTTTACAATATTCACTGGACTGTCTTGGTCATTAGCTTCACTGGTTGTGATACGCTTCTTATTTGGAATTGGTGAAGGAGCTTATCCATCTGCTAGCTTAAAGGGAATCGCAGAAACGTTCCCTAAAAAAGAGAGACCTAGAATGGCTTCTATTTTAATGTCTTCTAACTATGTTGGAAGTGCTTTTGCTCCCCTTATTATTGCTCCGATGATTTTATTGTTAGGATGGAGAGAAACATTTTTCATTATTGGGGCAGTAGGGATTGTTTTCGTGATATTTTATTGGCTTTTCATAAAGTCCCCTGTACAGAAAGAAGAAAAGCAAAGTAAAAGACCAGTAGAGAAAACGTCTTTAAAACAACTATTAAAGATGCCGCTCATGTGGCAACTCGTTATTGCTTGGTTTGGATTAAGTATGGTCAATAAGGGCTTAGATTCTTGGATGCCAACGTATTTGATGAATGTACGTAATTTAGATCTGAAAGCAATTGGGATTTTAACTCCTCTCCCTTTTGTTGCAGCAGGAATTGCTATGACAATGGGTGGATGGATTATGGACAAATATTTTAGCGGCAAGGAAAAATATTTGTTGATTTCTAGCGCATCTTTAACAGCTATCTTTCTATACCTCATGTATAATGCTTCTTCTGTTGCAATGGTTATCACCTTTCAAGCTCTTGTTTATTTCTTCAAATCTTTCGTTTTTGCAACAGTTACAGCTCTTCCTCAGAAAATGTTTTCAAAAGATATTATTGGTTCAGCAAGCGGAATGATCAATCTTGGCGGTCAATCTGCTGGATTTGTCTCACCTCTTATGATTGGAATTTTAATTAGCGCATTTAATGGCTCATATGATGCAGCTTTTTGGTTTCTTATTGCGTCAGCAGGACTCTCCATTATTTCAGGTTTAACGATTCAAAGAGTGCGAAAGACAACCGAGATAGACGATGCCCCAACGCCTACTGTTTCGTAA
- a CDS encoding cold-shock protein, translating into MEQGKVKWFNAEKGFGFIEREGGDDVFVHFSAIQSEGFKSLDEGQDVTFEVEQGQRGPQATNVVKA; encoded by the coding sequence ATGGAACAAGGTAAAGTAAAATGGTTTAATGCAGAAAAAGGTTTTGGATTCATCGAGCGTGAAGGTGGAGACGACGTATTCGTACACTTCTCTGCAATCCAAAGCGAAGGTTTCAAATCTTTAGACGAAGGTCAAGACGTAACGTTTGAAGTAGAACAAGGCCAACGTGGTCCACAAGCAACTAACGTTGTAAAAGCATAA
- a CDS encoding M20/M25/M40 family metallo-hydrolase has product MTLKNVSAMIKERKEEYLNQLFTLLRQKSISAQNIGIRDCAVLLKGMMNEVGIDTRLIETDGHPVVYGELMNSKNNFTLLIYGHYDVQPPDPLDEWVSPPFEPTVREGKIYCRGAGDNKGQLMAHVLAVKTYLDAVGELPINIKFVFEGEEENGSVNLPSFVEENKELLKADLVYSSDGSSHESDAPLMLLGVRGMLYLELTAKGGEWDNHSGNKGNIVPNPVWKLFDLLSTMRDSSGRVLIEGFYDNILPLSPKETELLKSIPYNQEEIGKKIGYPDLKMDGETYYRKLTMEPTFNICGIHSGHIGEGAKTIIPSKATLKMDIRLVVDQSPDDIYKKFCTHVKKYAPDINVKRIGSFKPSRTSAELKCVEVVTEALREAYNEEPIIQPSLGGSLPDHVWTEVLQLPSILVPYANFDQGNHSPNENIEIDYFLNGIKCTCYVIQKLGDYEKDIKKEGTISIDKGGML; this is encoded by the coding sequence ATGACCTTAAAAAACGTTTCAGCAATGATTAAAGAAAGAAAAGAAGAATATTTAAATCAATTGTTTACTTTACTTCGCCAAAAAAGTATAAGTGCTCAAAATATAGGAATAAGGGATTGTGCAGTTCTACTTAAAGGAATGATGAATGAAGTAGGTATTGATACACGTCTTATTGAAACAGACGGTCATCCTGTTGTATATGGAGAGCTAATGAACAGTAAAAATAATTTTACTCTCTTAATTTATGGACATTATGATGTCCAGCCTCCAGACCCGCTTGATGAATGGGTTTCTCCTCCATTTGAGCCGACAGTTAGAGAGGGGAAAATTTATTGTCGCGGTGCAGGAGATAATAAAGGACAACTAATGGCGCATGTGTTAGCTGTTAAAACATATTTAGATGCCGTAGGGGAATTGCCGATTAATATTAAATTTGTTTTTGAGGGAGAGGAAGAGAATGGGAGCGTCAATCTTCCTTCATTTGTAGAAGAGAATAAAGAGCTTTTAAAAGCAGATCTTGTATATAGTTCTGATGGATCTTCTCACGAAAGTGATGCGCCGCTTATGTTGCTTGGTGTGAGAGGAATGCTTTATCTCGAACTTACAGCTAAGGGAGGAGAGTGGGATAATCATTCAGGTAACAAAGGAAATATTGTACCAAATCCAGTCTGGAAACTTTTCGATTTGTTATCAACGATGAGAGATTCTTCTGGACGAGTATTAATTGAAGGGTTTTACGATAATATTTTACCTCTATCTCCAAAAGAGACAGAGCTATTAAAATCTATTCCCTATAATCAAGAGGAAATAGGGAAAAAAATCGGTTATCCTGATTTAAAAATGGATGGAGAGACGTACTATCGTAAATTAACAATGGAACCAACATTTAACATATGTGGTATTCACAGTGGGCATATAGGAGAGGGAGCTAAAACAATCATTCCTTCTAAAGCGACATTAAAAATGGATATTCGCCTTGTTGTTGATCAAAGTCCAGATGATATCTATAAGAAGTTTTGTACTCATGTAAAAAAATATGCACCAGATATTAATGTTAAGAGAATTGGCTCTTTTAAACCTTCTCGAACGTCAGCAGAATTGAAATGTGTTGAAGTTGTAACAGAAGCATTGAGAGAAGCTTATAATGAAGAGCCTATTATACAGCCAAGTCTGGGAGGTAGCTTGCCAGACCATGTATGGACAGAGGTTTTACAATTGCCATCTATTCTTGTTCCATATGCAAATTTCGATCAAGGAAATCATTCGCCAAATGAGAATATTGAAATTGATTATTTTCTTAACGGAATAAAATGTACGTGCTATGTCATTCAGAAGCTAGGAGATTATGAAAAAGATATTAAGAAGGAAGGCACAATTTCAATAGATAAAGGGGGAATGCTTTAA
- a CDS encoding DMT family transporter has protein sequence MALILILFALIAGMALPTQFSINAQLRHVVGSPVVASTISFIVGALALLIISISGKGLQAKKEWLHAPWWVWTGGLLGAFYVVATVILIPRIGATATVAYILGGQMIASVLIDHYGLLGVHTHQLSLPRLAGVGLVALGVIIIQKF, from the coding sequence TTGGCTCTTATCTTAATTTTATTTGCTCTTATTGCTGGGATGGCTTTACCAACACAGTTTAGCATCAATGCGCAGCTTCGTCATGTTGTTGGGTCCCCTGTTGTTGCTTCAACAATTTCTTTTATTGTCGGAGCTCTAGCGCTGCTCATCATTTCCATAAGTGGAAAGGGACTGCAAGCTAAGAAAGAATGGCTACATGCACCATGGTGGGTATGGACTGGAGGACTTCTTGGCGCTTTTTATGTTGTAGCAACCGTTATTCTTATTCCTAGAATTGGAGCAACTGCTACTGTTGCTTACATTTTAGGCGGTCAAATGATTGCTTCTGTACTGATTGATCATTATGGACTTCTTGGTGTTCATACTCACCAGTTAAGCCTTCCTCGCTTAGCAGGTGTAGGGCTCGTTGCTTTAGGGGTTATTATTATTCAAAAGTTTTAG
- a CDS encoding iron-containing alcohol dehydrogenase: MENFTYRNPTKLIFGKDQLNVLPEELKNYGKNVLLVYGGGSIKRNGLYDKVISLLNDAEASIFELAGVEPNPRLSTVRKGIEICQNEKIDFMLAVGGGSVIDCTKAISAGAAYDGDVWDIINKKVTATKALPFGTVLTLAATGSEMNPDSVITNWETNEKYVWGSEVTHPKFSILDPVNTFSVPRDQTVYGMVDMMSHVFEQYFHNVKNTKLQDRMCYSVLQTVIETAPKLLEDLESYEHRETILYSGTIALNGTLQMGYFGDWASHTIEHAVSAVYDIPHAGGLAILFPHWMRHTIDQDVDRMKNLMTNMFELETEGKTDKEIVLEGIDKLSVFWSSLGAPSRLADYSIGDDRLEEIAEIAAREMEHGGFGNFKKLTKEDILSILRASL; this comes from the coding sequence ATGGAGAATTTCACGTATCGTAACCCAACAAAATTGATTTTCGGAAAAGATCAGTTAAACGTTTTACCGGAGGAACTAAAAAACTACGGAAAAAATGTTTTGCTTGTTTATGGAGGCGGCAGTATTAAGCGAAATGGCTTATATGACAAAGTGATTAGCCTTCTAAATGACGCGGAAGCTAGCATATTTGAACTTGCTGGAGTAGAACCAAACCCACGTTTATCAACAGTAAGAAAAGGAATTGAAATTTGCCAAAACGAGAAAATTGATTTCATGCTTGCTGTTGGGGGAGGAAGCGTAATCGACTGCACCAAAGCAATTTCAGCAGGAGCTGCATATGATGGTGACGTATGGGATATTATCAATAAGAAAGTAACAGCTACAAAAGCATTGCCATTTGGTACTGTGCTAACTTTAGCAGCAACAGGTTCTGAGATGAATCCAGACTCTGTTATCACAAATTGGGAAACAAATGAAAAATACGTATGGGGTAGCGAAGTAACGCATCCAAAGTTTTCTATTTTAGACCCTGTTAACACGTTCTCTGTTCCTCGTGATCAAACAGTGTATGGCATGGTAGATATGATGAGTCATGTTTTTGAACAATATTTTCACAATGTCAAAAATACAAAGCTACAAGACCGTATGTGCTATTCTGTACTGCAAACGGTTATTGAAACAGCTCCAAAATTGCTTGAAGATCTTGAAAGCTATGAGCATCGTGAAACGATTTTATACTCAGGCACAATTGCTTTAAACGGTACGCTTCAAATGGGATACTTCGGAGACTGGGCTTCTCATACAATTGAGCATGCGGTATCTGCTGTATATGATATTCCACATGCAGGTGGACTTGCTATTCTATTCCCGCACTGGATGAGACATACGATTGATCAAGACGTAGATCGTATGAAAAATCTTATGACAAATATGTTTGAACTCGAAACGGAAGGAAAAACAGATAAAGAAATTGTACTAGAAGGAATTGATAAGCTAAGTGTATTTTGGTCAAGTCTAGGAGCGCCATCTCGATTAGCAGACTACAGTATTGGCGATGACCGACTAGAAGAAATTGCAGAAATTGCAGCTCGTGAAATGGAACACGGGGGCTTTGGAAACTTTAAAAAGCTGACGAAGGAAGACATACTTTCTATTCTTCGCGCATCATTATAA
- the menC gene encoding o-succinylbenzoate synthase — translation MEIEKVVLRKMKMRLKKPFKVSFAVIKERDFIVAEVYSGNYVGYGDCSALPFPFYNEETNQTAWHILKDYLIPILFEKRTIDHPEEINKLFSHIRRNQMAKSALDCAVWDLYAKESNMSLWKALGGERLQVETGVSIGIQQTPNDLLRVIEGHLEEGYRRVKVKIKPGQDFSYLEEVRKQFGNIMLMADANSAYSLKDIELLKQLDDLNLLMIEQPLAHDDIVDHAKLQKEMKTRICLDESIHSVEDAKKAIELGSTKTINIKVARVGGLTEAKKIHNLCADHNIPVWCGGMLDTGISRAHNIAVATLPNFKFPGDIPASNRYWEKDFVSPEVVINQNSMIEVPKGQGIGFQPISSLYEEFTYEKKEFVR, via the coding sequence ATGGAAATTGAAAAAGTAGTCTTGCGAAAAATGAAAATGAGATTGAAAAAGCCGTTTAAGGTTAGCTTTGCAGTTATAAAAGAAAGAGACTTTATTGTAGCGGAAGTTTATTCTGGAAACTATGTAGGATATGGTGACTGTTCAGCTCTCCCTTTTCCTTTTTATAATGAAGAAACAAATCAAACAGCTTGGCACATTCTTAAAGACTATCTTATTCCTATTCTTTTTGAAAAGCGAACGATTGATCATCCGGAGGAAATTAATAAACTATTCTCTCATATTCGGCGAAATCAGATGGCAAAATCAGCCTTAGATTGTGCTGTATGGGATTTGTATGCTAAAGAAAGTAATATGTCATTATGGAAAGCTTTAGGTGGGGAGCGTTTGCAAGTTGAAACAGGAGTGAGTATCGGAATACAACAAACTCCAAATGACCTCTTACGCGTTATAGAAGGTCACTTAGAAGAAGGGTATCGCCGTGTAAAAGTTAAAATTAAGCCAGGTCAAGATTTTTCCTATTTAGAGGAGGTTCGTAAACAGTTTGGAAATATTATGTTAATGGCAGACGCAAATTCTGCCTATTCTTTAAAGGATATAGAACTACTAAAACAGCTAGACGATTTAAACTTATTAATGATTGAACAACCTTTAGCACATGATGATATTGTGGACCATGCAAAACTACAAAAGGAAATGAAAACAAGAATTTGTTTAGATGAAAGTATTCATTCTGTAGAAGATGCGAAAAAAGCTATTGAGTTAGGAAGCACAAAGACTATAAATATTAAAGTAGCACGTGTAGGGGGATTAACAGAGGCAAAAAAAATTCACAACTTGTGTGCTGATCATAACATTCCTGTATGGTGTGGAGGAATGCTAGATACAGGTATCAGTCGCGCTCATAATATTGCTGTTGCAACTCTACCAAATTTTAAGTTTCCAGGTGACATCCCTGCCTCAAACCGTTACTGGGAAAAAGACTTTGTTTCTCCTGAAGTTGTGATTAATCAAAATAGTATGATTGAAGTGCCAAAAGGGCAGGGAATAGGTTTTCAACCCATTTCATCTTTGTATGAGGAATTCACTTATGAAAAGAAAGAGTTTGTAAGATAA
- a CDS encoding macrolide family glycosyltransferase, with the protein MANILMVNFPAEGHVNPTLGIVEAFKKRGDNVHYVTTERFRTRLEGVGASVHTHPDLVTGVSIKPFTPEGLNAFLNIQVKTCLHVLEIVSTLKQNIQFDFVFYDKFGAGELVRDYLNIPGVVSSASFLMPEERLEAIPLHPHNAANFLPSEEVQNSIDRFKSEYGVELKSLLQLMNNQGELTVVYTSEFFQPTRELFDSTCHFIGPSFPNRNVEHSFPLWKLENEKVIYISMGTVLDDIEGFFNKCIEAFSDFDGKVVIAAGERTDFSKLKEAPENFLIFSYVPQLDVLKKADVFITHGGMNSVNEGIHFEVPLVVMPFDKDQPMVAQRLVDLEAGYRIEKETVTSAVLRNAVEEVLKDEKYKKGIEAIKRSFEKAPGPVREAERIIGYMEGKLSVSS; encoded by the coding sequence ATGGCAAATATTTTAATGGTGAATTTTCCTGCTGAAGGACACGTAAATCCAACCCTTGGTATCGTAGAAGCTTTCAAAAAGCGAGGAGATAACGTCCATTATGTTACAACCGAACGCTTTAGAACTCGTCTTGAAGGAGTCGGCGCTTCTGTACATACGCATCCTGATTTAGTAACAGGTGTCTCGATTAAACCTTTTACACCTGAAGGGCTTAACGCATTTTTAAATATTCAAGTTAAAACATGCCTTCATGTTCTTGAAATTGTTAGTACTTTAAAACAAAACATTCAATTTGACTTTGTTTTTTATGATAAGTTTGGTGCTGGCGAACTTGTACGTGATTATTTGAACATTCCTGGAGTTGTATCTTCTGCATCCTTCTTAATGCCTGAAGAGCGTTTAGAAGCGATCCCTCTTCATCCACATAACGCTGCTAACTTTCTCCCTAGCGAGGAAGTTCAAAACAGTATTGATAGATTTAAGAGTGAATATGGCGTCGAACTAAAAAGCCTTCTTCAGTTGATGAACAATCAGGGAGAACTAACAGTTGTGTATACAAGTGAATTTTTCCAACCTACGAGAGAACTGTTTGACAGCACATGTCACTTTATCGGACCAAGCTTCCCTAATCGAAATGTAGAACATTCTTTTCCACTTTGGAAGCTTGAAAATGAAAAAGTGATTTATATCTCAATGGGCACTGTATTAGATGATATCGAAGGATTTTTCAACAAGTGCATTGAAGCTTTTTCAGATTTCGATGGAAAAGTGGTCATCGCTGCTGGTGAAAGAACAGACTTTTCAAAACTAAAAGAAGCACCTGAAAATTTTCTTATTTTCAGCTACGTGCCACAGCTTGATGTTTTGAAAAAAGCAGATGTTTTTATTACACATGGAGGAATGAATAGTGTTAATGAAGGTATTCATTTCGAAGTACCACTTGTTGTAATGCCTTTTGACAAAGATCAGCCAATGGTTGCACAGCGCCTTGTTGATCTCGAAGCAGGATATCGAATCGAAAAAGAGACAGTCACTTCAGCTGTTTTAAGAAATGCTGTTGAAGAAGTATTGAAAGATGAAAAGTATAAAAAAGGAATTGAGGCTATCAAGCGAAGTTTTGAAAAAGCCCCAGGCCCTGTTAGAGAAGCAGAAAGAATTATTGGATATATGGAAGGAAAGCTTTCTGTTTCATCCTAA
- a CDS encoding D-serine ammonia-lyase: MPSTNIAETWKKNLLVQQIMNYKEVLWLNGDYFMNNEATMNLSLSEKDILEAEQRLERFAPYLAKVFSETEEKGGIIESPLTNIVSMKTELESRYNVSIHGEMFLKEDNKLPISGSVKARGGIYEVLKLAEDLAMKNNMIHHDDDYTRFSHSQFKSFFSNYSIVCGSTGNLGLSIGIMGAVLGFNVVIHMSKDAKQWKKDLLRSKGAKVVEHSDDYSKAVEVGRKQALQDERSYFVDDENSRNLFLGYAVAALRLREQLNEKGITVNKENPLFVYLPCGVGGAPGGITFGLKTVFGHGVHCFFVEPTHSPCMLLGLMTKQHSNICVQDFGLDNQTEADGLAVGRPSRFIGEFLEHLICGVYTISDNELFSLLHLLKDKEAIKVEPSAAAGIAGPVVLYRNKENHLVTGQLEKATHIAWSTGGNMVPEDIWYSYYEKGKIITHK, encoded by the coding sequence ATGCCATCAACAAATATAGCCGAGACTTGGAAAAAAAATCTCCTTGTCCAGCAAATTATGAATTATAAAGAAGTGTTATGGCTAAATGGCGATTATTTTATGAATAATGAAGCAACAATGAATCTATCTTTAAGTGAAAAGGATATTCTAGAAGCTGAACAGCGGTTAGAACGCTTTGCTCCATACCTTGCAAAAGTGTTTTCAGAAACAGAAGAGAAGGGCGGAATAATTGAATCTCCCTTAACAAATATAGTTTCTATGAAAACAGAACTAGAAAGCCGATATAACGTGTCTATACATGGTGAGATGTTTTTAAAGGAAGATAATAAACTTCCCATATCAGGTTCGGTAAAAGCGAGAGGCGGTATTTATGAAGTTTTAAAACTAGCAGAAGATTTGGCAATGAAAAATAATATGATTCACCATGATGATGACTATACAAGATTTTCTCACTCTCAATTTAAATCTTTCTTTTCCAATTATTCTATTGTCTGTGGATCAACAGGGAATTTAGGATTAAGTATAGGAATTATGGGAGCTGTATTAGGATTTAATGTGGTTATCCATATGTCTAAAGACGCCAAACAGTGGAAAAAAGATTTATTAAGAAGTAAAGGTGCGAAGGTAGTAGAACATAGTGATGATTATAGCAAGGCGGTAGAAGTAGGGAGAAAACAGGCTCTTCAAGATGAGAGAAGCTATTTTGTTGATGATGAAAACTCAAGAAACCTATTTTTAGGATATGCTGTTGCTGCATTACGATTAAGAGAGCAGTTAAATGAAAAAGGGATAACAGTTAATAAAGAAAATCCGCTTTTTGTTTATTTACCTTGTGGAGTAGGAGGCGCTCCTGGAGGTATTACATTTGGTTTAAAGACCGTATTTGGGCATGGTGTTCATTGTTTCTTTGTTGAGCCTACTCATTCTCCATGTATGTTACTTGGACTTATGACGAAGCAGCATAGTAATATATGTGTACAAGATTTTGGATTAGATAACCAAACAGAGGCAGATGGTCTTGCAGTCGGTAGGCCTTCTCGGTTTATTGGCGAGTTTTTAGAACATCTAATTTGTGGTGTGTATACAATATCAGATAATGAGTTGTTTTCTTTGTTGCATCTCTTAAAAGACAAAGAAGCGATTAAAGTAGAACCATCCGCAGCAGCTGGAATAGCTGGTCCGGTCGTTTTATATAGGAATAAGGAAAACCATCTTGTTACCGGTCAGTTAGAAAAAGCAACCCATATTGCGTGGAGTACAGGAGGTAACATGGTACCAGAAGATATTTGGTACTCTTACTATGAAAAAGGAAAAATCATAACTCATAAATAG
- a CDS encoding aldehyde dehydrogenase family protein: protein MYTNLKHFINGEWVESTGNETEDVINPATEESIGQISLGTKEDLDKAVRAAKAALPKFSRTSREERIEMLENIAKGYEKRKDELIQVMTDELGAPLKISREVHYEMGLAHFKKTAEALKDYKFEEDRGNYKLIKETIGVSGLITPWNFPTNQTSTKIASAIAAGSPMVLKPAELTPFAAMILAEIIDEAGVPKGAFNLVNGTGSTIGDGISSHPDIDFVSFTGSAGVGEKIMQNAAKTIKKVALELGGKSPLIVLDDADIEEAAKIAVSHISLNSGQVCTAATRIIIPESMKKDFEEAMKKAIPSFPVGDPLDENIVTGPLVAKKQWDRVQSYIEKGIDEGATLLTGGTGKPDGLEKGYYVKPTIFTNVSNDMVIAQEEIFGPVTAVITYKDLDEALEIANDTVYGLAGYVVGKDQETLDYVSKNIRAGQIVANDAEQDRSAPFGGFKQSGIGREWGAFGIEEYLEPKSVFGVKVPAKA, encoded by the coding sequence ATGTATACAAACTTAAAACATTTTATTAATGGTGAATGGGTAGAATCAACAGGTAATGAAACAGAAGATGTTATCAATCCAGCAACAGAGGAATCGATTGGACAAATTAGCCTAGGAACAAAAGAGGATTTAGATAAAGCTGTTAGAGCGGCAAAAGCAGCTCTTCCAAAATTCTCAAGAACATCAAGAGAAGAGCGAATTGAAATGCTTGAGAATATTGCAAAAGGATACGAGAAACGCAAAGATGAGCTTATACAAGTAATGACGGACGAGCTTGGCGCCCCGCTTAAAATTTCTAGGGAAGTTCATTATGAAATGGGTCTTGCGCATTTCAAGAAAACGGCGGAAGCTTTAAAAGACTATAAATTTGAAGAAGATCGTGGAAATTACAAACTAATTAAAGAAACAATCGGTGTTAGCGGTCTTATTACACCATGGAACTTTCCAACAAACCAAACGTCTACAAAAATCGCGAGCGCCATCGCGGCAGGAAGTCCAATGGTATTAAAACCTGCTGAGCTTACACCATTTGCAGCGATGATCCTTGCTGAGATTATTGATGAAGCTGGGGTACCAAAAGGGGCGTTTAACCTTGTAAATGGTACAGGCAGCACAATCGGAGACGGCATTAGCTCACACCCTGATATTGACTTTGTATCCTTTACAGGTTCTGCAGGTGTTGGTGAAAAAATTATGCAAAATGCAGCAAAAACAATTAAAAAAGTAGCACTAGAACTTGGGGGTAAATCTCCATTAATCGTATTGGATGACGCTGATATTGAAGAAGCTGCAAAAATTGCCGTGTCTCATATTTCATTGAACTCTGGCCAAGTTTGTACAGCAGCAACTCGTATTATCATCCCAGAATCTATGAAGAAAGATTTTGAGGAAGCAATGAAAAAAGCTATTCCGTCATTCCCAGTCGGAGATCCATTAGATGAAAATATTGTAACAGGTCCTCTTGTAGCTAAAAAGCAATGGGATCGTGTTCAATCTTATATTGAAAAAGGAATTGATGAAGGAGCAACGCTTCTTACAGGTGGTACAGGAAAACCTGATGGATTAGAAAAAGGGTATTATGTAAAACCAACAATCTTTACAAATGTATCAAACGACATGGTTATTGCCCAAGAAGAGATTTTTGGACCTGTAACAGCAGTGATTACGTACAAAGATCTTGACGAAGCATTAGAAATTGCGAATGATACTGTATATGGTCTAGCGGGCTATGTAGTTGGTAAAGATCAGGAAACTCTTGATTATGTGTCTAAAAACATTCGCGCAGGTCAAATTGTTGCAAATGATGCTGAACAAGATCGCAGCGCGCCATTTGGAGGTTTTAAACAATCTGGTATTGGCCGAGAATGGGGAGCATTTGGGATTGAAGAATACCTTGAACCAAAATCTGTATTTGGTGTTAAAGTACCTGCAAAAGCATAA